The following proteins are encoded in a genomic region of Devosia lucknowensis:
- a CDS encoding CmpA/NrtA family ABC transporter substrate-binding protein, whose product MTLPHVTAGFLPLLDSALLVLAHEMGFAEEEGFTLGLTRETSWANIRDRTALGHFDISLVLAPMPIAASLGLTPISTPMIVPIMTGLGNNAITVSAALWKSMADAGAPGDLQAGPAGQALAKVVKSNARKLRFGVVHQTSSHNYELRYWLAASGIRPDVDIEIVVLPPPLLPEALGAGSLDGYCVGEPWNSVGVSRHGARIATTKASIWQWSPDKAIGMRSDWAERNPDLVERIVRAVYKAGQWCQVGENRLHAASIMAAPAYLDLPIDIVERALTGRIDTGTRVIDVTDYFIPHDGVATFPWKSHALWYYSQMVRWNEATTSDVNAKLAAGTFRPDLYRAALAPLGVPTPSDDYRRDGDQPAPHLIAATNGELTAGPNRFFDGTVFDPDHLDAYIAAQRS is encoded by the coding sequence ATGACCCTTCCCCATGTCACCGCCGGCTTCCTGCCCCTGCTGGACAGTGCCCTGCTCGTGCTTGCACACGAAATGGGTTTCGCCGAGGAAGAAGGATTTACGCTCGGCCTAACCCGGGAGACGTCGTGGGCCAACATCCGTGACCGTACCGCGCTCGGCCACTTCGATATCTCGCTGGTCCTCGCGCCGATGCCGATCGCCGCCAGCCTGGGACTCACCCCCATTTCGACGCCCATGATCGTTCCGATCATGACGGGACTGGGCAACAACGCCATCACAGTCAGCGCCGCACTGTGGAAATCCATGGCCGACGCCGGCGCGCCTGGTGATCTTCAGGCCGGACCGGCAGGGCAGGCATTGGCCAAGGTCGTCAAGTCGAACGCCCGTAAACTCCGCTTCGGCGTCGTGCACCAGACATCCTCGCACAATTATGAGCTGCGATACTGGCTGGCCGCCAGCGGCATCAGACCCGACGTCGACATCGAAATCGTCGTGTTGCCACCTCCCCTTCTGCCCGAAGCCCTCGGTGCCGGCAGTCTCGACGGATATTGCGTGGGAGAACCGTGGAACAGCGTCGGCGTATCGCGGCATGGCGCCCGTATTGCGACCACCAAGGCGTCGATCTGGCAATGGAGTCCAGACAAGGCCATCGGCATGCGCTCGGATTGGGCCGAACGAAACCCCGATCTCGTGGAGCGCATCGTCCGCGCAGTCTACAAAGCCGGCCAATGGTGCCAAGTCGGGGAAAACCGCTTGCACGCCGCGAGCATCATGGCCGCCCCCGCCTATCTCGACCTGCCCATCGATATCGTCGAGCGCGCATTGACCGGCCGGATCGACACCGGAACGCGCGTCATCGACGTCACCGACTATTTCATTCCGCACGACGGCGTGGCCACTTTCCCATGGAAAAGTCATGCGCTCTGGTATTACAGCCAGATGGTACGCTGGAACGAAGCCACCACCAGCGACGTCAATGCCAAGCTTGCCGCCGGTACATTCCGACCGGATCTTTACAGAGCGGCACTGGCACCGCTTGGCGTGCCGACCCCCTCGGATGATTATCGACGCGACGGCGACCAGCCCGCACCGCACCTCATCGCAGCGACCAACGGCGAGCTGACCGCAGGACCGAACCGCTTTTTCGATGGCACAGTATTCGATCCAGACCATCTGGACGCCTATATCGCAGCGCAGCGGAGCTGA
- a CDS encoding ANTAR domain-containing response regulator, with protein sequence MPSPDLSILIIDENRIRASIIEEGLREAGYVRVSVIHDVQEVGRTIQQSEPDVVFVDLENPKRDTLEHFFSLSRAIQRPIAMFVDQSDTSTTEKAIEAGVSAYVVDGLKKERIKPILDMAISRFNAFSRLTRELEEARSALEERKIIDQAKGIVMKTKSLSEPEAYALLRKTAMNQNRRLVDIAQSLVTAANLLGP encoded by the coding sequence ATGCCCAGCCCCGACCTGTCCATTCTGATCATCGATGAGAACCGCATCCGCGCCTCGATCATCGAGGAAGGCCTGCGCGAGGCGGGCTATGTGCGGGTGTCCGTCATCCATGACGTGCAAGAGGTTGGCCGCACCATTCAGCAGTCCGAACCCGATGTCGTTTTCGTCGATCTGGAAAATCCCAAGCGCGACACGCTGGAGCACTTCTTCTCCTTGAGCCGCGCCATTCAACGACCGATCGCCATGTTCGTGGATCAATCGGATACGAGCACAACGGAAAAGGCCATCGAGGCCGGCGTCTCGGCCTATGTCGTCGACGGACTCAAGAAGGAGCGCATCAAACCCATCCTCGATATGGCGATTTCGCGCTTCAATGCCTTCTCGCGTCTCACGCGCGAACTGGAGGAGGCACGCAGTGCGCTTGAGGAGCGCAAGATCATCGACCAGGCCAAGGGCATCGTGATGAAGACGAAGAGCCTTTCCGAGCCCGAAGCGTATGCGCTGCTGCGCAAGACGGCGATGAACCAAAATCGCCGACTGGTGGACATCGCGCAGAGCCTCGTCACCGCCGCCAATCTGCTCGGCCCCTAG
- a CDS encoding NAD-dependent epimerase/dehydratase family protein, translating into MSKVLVTGGSGKLGRAVLRDLVEHGYDVLNIDQQALADPICPSVRADLSNFGEVASAIMGGVDERGGPFDAVVHLAAIPAPGLAPNARTLSNNVSSSYNVFEACRLAGIKNVVFASSETVLGLPFDNPPPYAPVDEEYFPRPESAYSLGKLLDETMAAQFCRWDPELRMVGLRFSNVMYPEDYKAFPGFDGDPRKRKWNLWAYIDARDGAQAVRRAIQADFKGFEAFIIANADSVMSRSNISLLAEVFPGVEQRGNISTNGTLLAIDKAKRMLGYSPQYSWRNEAK; encoded by the coding sequence ATGAGCAAGGTTCTGGTCACAGGCGGCAGCGGCAAGCTGGGGCGCGCCGTGCTGCGCGATCTCGTCGAGCACGGCTATGACGTTCTCAATATCGATCAGCAGGCCCTGGCGGATCCGATCTGCCCGAGCGTCCGGGCTGACCTCAGCAATTTCGGCGAAGTGGCCAGTGCCATCATGGGTGGCGTCGATGAACGCGGCGGCCCCTTTGATGCCGTGGTGCACCTGGCGGCCATTCCAGCGCCGGGCCTTGCTCCCAATGCGCGCACGCTCTCGAACAACGTGTCATCAAGTTACAATGTCTTTGAAGCCTGTCGGCTTGCCGGCATCAAGAACGTGGTGTTCGCGTCGAGCGAAACGGTGCTGGGTCTGCCGTTTGACAATCCCCCGCCCTACGCGCCCGTGGATGAAGAGTACTTTCCGCGACCTGAAAGTGCCTACTCCCTCGGTAAACTGCTCGACGAGACCATGGCTGCGCAATTCTGCCGCTGGGATCCCGAGTTGCGCATGGTCGGCCTTCGTTTTTCCAATGTCATGTATCCTGAGGACTACAAGGCATTCCCGGGTTTCGACGGCGATCCACGCAAGCGCAAATGGAACCTCTGGGCCTACATCGACGCGCGCGATGGCGCACAGGCAGTTCGTCGTGCCATCCAGGCGGACTTCAAGGGCTTTGAAGCTTTCATCATCGCCAATGCCGACTCGGTCATGTCGCGGTCCAATATCTCGCTGCTAGCGGAGGTCTTTCCCGGCGTCGAGCAGCGCGGCAACATTTCGACCAATGGGACCCTTCTAGCCATCGACAAGGCAAAGCGCATGCTGGGGTACTCGCCGCAGTACAGTTGGCGCAACGAGGCCAAATAG
- a CDS encoding SH3 domain-containing protein, whose protein sequence is MNKAQEKVLIATLCGLVVTAAAGFAVQPAVAAGYHVDTLAQVSGVAQWDRLNVRKWPASYSQKVGSFAPGVHVWVERCIEVQNSADWCLVDRNNTKGWVNSRYLTAVSE, encoded by the coding sequence ATGAACAAGGCTCAGGAAAAGGTACTCATCGCCACCCTCTGCGGTCTGGTCGTGACCGCGGCAGCAGGCTTTGCCGTTCAGCCAGCAGTGGCCGCCGGGTATCATGTTGATACGCTGGCACAGGTGTCCGGCGTCGCACAGTGGGATCGCCTGAACGTCCGCAAGTGGCCAGCCAGCTATTCGCAGAAAGTCGGATCCTTCGCGCCGGGTGTTCATGTCTGGGTCGAGCGCTGCATCGAGGTTCAGAACAGCGCTGATTGGTGCCTCGTTGATCGGAACAACACCAAGGGTTGGGTCAATTCGCGCTACCTGACCGCCGTTTCCGAGTGA
- a CDS encoding asparaginase, producing the protein MDANPILAEAVRGNWVENRHRGAFIIVDATGRVIASAGDVERPVFPRSAIKSMQALAIFDRHAADRFHHTAEELALACASHHGEDEHVDNVSHFLDRMGLSVSDLECGAHMPTNGKAREALRARGAEPSALHNNCSGKHSGMLSVALAMGVPTSGYVTREHDVQKAVRAAVEYVIGEDLTEDRCGTDGCSIPTWAAPLRAWAHGFARMSTGEGLDAGHAAGATKLFDAATSHPHLVAGTGHLDTLVMEAFGGRLMQKGGAEGVQCGAIRDKGWGYALKCDDGNMAASQAMVAQLLLTYAEPNAAQADVLAQFTRQPARNVRGTVVGELRAVAF; encoded by the coding sequence ATGGACGCGAATCCCATTCTTGCCGAAGCCGTACGCGGCAATTGGGTCGAAAACCGCCATCGCGGCGCCTTCATCATCGTCGACGCAACCGGGCGGGTGATCGCCTCGGCTGGCGACGTCGAGCGCCCGGTGTTCCCACGATCCGCCATCAAGTCCATGCAGGCTTTGGCGATTTTTGACCGCCACGCTGCTGATCGCTTCCATCATACCGCCGAGGAACTGGCGCTCGCCTGTGCGTCACATCATGGCGAAGATGAGCATGTGGACAATGTCTCGCATTTTCTCGACCGCATGGGCCTCTCCGTTTCCGATCTCGAATGCGGCGCCCATATGCCCACCAACGGCAAGGCTCGTGAGGCCTTGAGAGCTCGTGGCGCAGAGCCCAGCGCGCTTCACAATAATTGCTCGGGCAAGCATTCCGGAATGTTGAGCGTCGCGCTGGCCATGGGTGTGCCGACATCAGGTTATGTGACCCGCGAGCACGACGTTCAAAAGGCGGTACGCGCGGCAGTGGAGTATGTCATCGGCGAGGATCTGACCGAGGACAGGTGCGGCACCGATGGCTGTTCGATACCCACTTGGGCGGCTCCCTTGCGCGCCTGGGCTCATGGCTTCGCGCGCATGTCGACGGGTGAGGGTCTGGATGCGGGCCACGCAGCGGGTGCCACGAAGTTATTCGATGCAGCGACCAGCCACCCACATCTCGTTGCAGGGACTGGCCATCTCGACACGCTGGTCATGGAAGCATTTGGCGGGCGCTTGATGCAGAAGGGCGGTGCCGAAGGCGTGCAGTGCGGCGCCATCCGCGACAAGGGTTGGGGTTACGCGCTCAAGTGCGATGATGGCAACATGGCCGCAAGCCAGGCCATGGTGGCGCAACTGCTGCTGACATATGCCGAACCAAACGCCGCACAGGCCGACGTTCTCGCGCAGTTCACGCGCCAGCCTGCGCGCAATGTCCGCGGAACCGTCGTTGGCGAATTGCGGGCTGTCGCGTTCTAG
- a CDS encoding RES family NAD+ phosphorylase: protein MEPHVTRVAWPRAFRLIRSIHPPIDLFEDIADPRDWDALASAESKTNPRIWDHLGHLDLVPPERRVNGPGASYLMAPFVHVSRDRPGRFTDGSYGVYSAGNAEEVAIREVAHHHGRTMRASAEDPGWTSQFRMLVNSIDLDLHDARGLDHIHDPSDYTASQALGRDLRRAGSNGILYRSVRCPAGECVGIFWPDLMPAPVQADHFDFHWDGQRVDRIRNCGSGRIFAL, encoded by the coding sequence ATCGAGCCACACGTCACTCGTGTCGCGTGGCCCAGAGCGTTCCGTCTGATCCGCTCGATCCACCCGCCCATCGATCTGTTTGAAGACATCGCAGACCCGCGCGACTGGGACGCTCTTGCCTCGGCTGAGTCCAAGACCAACCCCCGCATCTGGGACCATTTGGGCCATCTGGACCTCGTCCCGCCCGAGCGCAGGGTGAATGGTCCCGGGGCCAGCTATCTCATGGCCCCGTTTGTTCATGTCAGTCGTGACCGCCCCGGCCGCTTCACCGATGGCAGTTACGGGGTCTACAGTGCCGGCAATGCTGAGGAAGTCGCCATCCGCGAAGTGGCGCATCACCACGGACGCACGATGCGCGCAAGCGCCGAAGATCCCGGCTGGACCTCGCAGTTCCGCATGCTCGTTAACAGCATAGACCTGGACCTGCATGACGCGCGCGGGCTCGACCATATACACGACCCGAGTGACTATACCGCTTCGCAGGCCCTGGGCCGTGACCTTCGCCGTGCGGGCAGCAACGGCATCCTCTATCGCAGCGTGCGCTGTCCGGCGGGAGAATGCGTCGGCATATTCTGGCCCGATCTCATGCCCGCCCCTGTTCAAGCCGATCACTTCGATTTTCACTGGGACGGACAGAGAGTCGACCGCATTCGCAATTGCGGCAGCGGCCGGATCTTCGCGCTCTAG
- a CDS encoding MbcA/ParS/Xre antitoxin family protein, which yields MLHELPRTEAIPESAELTDAEISAMARAVVRLFEHWQLSDAEARDILGGIAPRTFARWKTGEVGRIDRDLASRLSLLMGIHKGLRYLFSDPERGYAWIKKPNADFGQQTPVAIMGQGSIFSLARVRHYLDAERSGW from the coding sequence ATGCTGCACGAATTGCCGCGTACCGAAGCCATTCCGGAAAGTGCTGAACTGACCGACGCCGAGATTTCGGCAATGGCTCGCGCCGTCGTCCGCCTCTTTGAGCATTGGCAACTGAGCGATGCCGAGGCGCGGGACATACTCGGCGGAATCGCCCCGCGGACTTTTGCACGGTGGAAGACCGGCGAAGTCGGCCGGATCGATCGGGATCTCGCTTCGCGATTGTCGCTGCTCATGGGAATTCACAAGGGTCTGCGTTATCTCTTTAGCGATCCGGAGCGCGGCTATGCCTGGATCAAAAAGCCCAATGCAGATTTCGGCCAGCAAACCCCGGTTGCGATCATGGGACAGGGAAGTATCTTTTCCCTCGCGCGTGTACGTCATTACCTCGATGCAGAGCGCAGCGGCTGGTGA